CCTTACTATTATGAATAATACCAAGTGGGCCAAAATTAGGCGCCGCAAAGGTATGCACTCCAGTAGTATTAGTTTTAGTCACATCGCGAGCATTAAGTACTGTATCGTTCATCACCACTAAAACACCTCGACCTTTAGATTCAAGGTTCGCGGCAATGGCGACTGCATTATATAGGTTCATAGGACCATCAGCACTCATCGCCGTTGATGGACGCATTGCGCCAACGATAACTACGGGTTTATCACTCTTAATAGTTAAATTTAAAAAATAGGCGGTTTCTTCTAAGGTATCGGTGCCATGGGTAATCACTATCCCATCAACATTTTTATCGGCCAATAAAATATTAATTCGCTTGGCTAAAGCTAACCAAACTTTATCGTTCATGTCTTGCGAACCGATTTTAACCAGTTGCTCACCTTGAATATCGGCAAGCTGTTTTATCTCTGGCACCGCTGCTATTAAGCTATTTACTCCTACTTCACCAGCCTGATAATTTGACTCAGTAGCCGATTGCCCCACTCCTGCAATCGTTCCACCGGTAGCTATAATTCGTACCTGTGGCAGCGCTTGCACTGCGGAGGATAGAAATAAGCCTAATGTGACCGACAGCAAGAGCTTACGTATAGAGAAATTCATGTTTACATCCTTTTATTTATAATAAACGCTCCACAGTGTGCACTATTATTTAAGTCTCACCGTGATAATTATCACTAAAACGAAATAACCACATTGAAGTACAACAATATGTCTTTACATTTAAATATCGATTAACTAATTTATTGTTTAATCAAATAAGCAATAAATAACCCGCTACAAATAATCTGTATAGCTAACTTGTATAAACAACTTGTATAAATATCTTTTTATAGATGGTTTTTAAATAAAAAACTTTAACTTAAAATATTTTTACACAACCATGTTACATTTTAGTATTAACATAACAACTCCGCATCTAATTTATATCAAAAAGTAATAGCTCACACTATTTCATTCAGTTGAGATGTTTATCTAATAACTAAAACAAATATTTAATTCCAAGTAATTAAGTGATCTTCATCTATATCAAAATACTACTAAAGAGGTAATATCTAATTCAATAGTCAAGGAGACGATTCTCCTTCATATTTTCGAAGAGTTATTTTGATGTGTAACTTAAGAACATATACACATGCCGCAGCTCGAAGTCGAAAATATATCTCACTATTAACAGGATGTAATAGGATCGAAATGAAAAAAATTAATGACGTACGGATCGAAGAAGATTTATTGGGTACTAAAGAAGTGTCTAATGAATTCTATTACGGTATACATACTCTACGTGCAATGGAAAACTTTAAATTAAGTAATCAAAAAATTTCCGATGTACCTGAATTAGTACGTGGCATGATGTTAACCAAAAAAGCGGCCGCGATGGCCAATAGTGAGTTGGGTGCGATTACTCCCGAAATCGCCGATAAAATTATTGAAGCCTGCGATTTAATCCTCACGACTGGGCAATTTGTTGACCAGTTCCCGGTCGATGTTTACCAGGGTGGTGCAGGTACTTCGGTAAACATGAATACCAATGAGGTATTGGCTAACGTTGCATTGGAACTTATGGGCCTAGAAAAAGGCCGTTATGATGTTATCAATCCTAATGACCATGTCAATAAATGCCAATCCACCAACGATGCGTATCCTACCGGCTTTAGAATTGCGTTAATCAATAGCACTGACACACTGTTAGAAGCATTAACGGATCTCATCAGCGCCTTTGATACTAAAGCAGCTGAATTTAACACAGTGTTAAAAATGGGCCGCACTCAGTTACAAGACGCTGTGCCTATGACATTAGGCCAAGAGTTTCACGCCTTTGCTGTAACACTGCGCGAAGAAATTAAATCGATTAAACGTTGCCAAGAATTATTACTTGAAGTGAATTTAGGCGCAACGGCTATTGGTACTGGTTTGAATACCCCAATAGGTTATTCCTCATTAGCAATTAAACATCTGGCTGAAATTACGGGACGTGAATATGTCCCAGCAGAAGATTTGATTGAAGCCACATCAGATTGTGGCGCCTACGTTATGTTGCACAGTGCCGTTAAGCGTATGGCCATTAAAATATCCAAAATCTGTAACGATTTACGCTTACTTTCATCGGGCCCTCGCACTGGTTTTAATGAGATCAATTTACCTCAGCTACAAGCGGGTTCATCTATCATGCCTGCCAAAGTTAACCCTGTTATTCCTGAGGTGGTTAATCAGGTCGCCTTTAAGATTGTTGGTAACGATATCGCTATCACTATGGCTGCCGAAGCAGGACAGTTACAACTAAACGTGATGGAACCTGTCATTGGCCAGGCCATGTTTGAGTCGCTAAGCCTTATGGGAAATGCCTGTATTGCACTGCGCGAGAAATGTGTTGAAGGGATCACTGCTAATCCTGAAGTCTGCATGAATCATGTATTAAATTCTATTGGTATTGTGACCTACCTTAATCCGTTCATCGGCCACCATGAAGGTGATATTATCGGCAAAATTTGTGCCCAAACGGGTAAAAATGTCCGCGAAGTGGTACTTGAGCGTGGCTTATTAACCGTTGAAGAACTCGATGAGATCCTCTCAGTTGAAAACCTAATGCATCCTAAATATCAGGGTAAACGAAATACCAGTAAAGCCAAAGTGTAACTCAGTATGGTTGGGAGATAACGCTCCCAACCATAACTCAATTATCCAATAATAAGCCTATATAAGTGACATTTATCAGGCTATAGCAATCAAAAAACAAATAGAGTTAACACCATGATTATATTAGAGATAATTATCGTACTTGGCGCAATCTACCTAGGTGCAAGAATGGGTAGCATGGGGATCGGCTTCGCTGGCGGCGTCGGAGTATTGATACTGACAGCAGGGCTTGGACTAACACCAGGTACAATTCCAATTGACGTAATATTAATTATTATGTCGGTAATCACCGCAATTGCGGCTATGCAAGTATCGGGTGGGATGGACTACCTAGTCTCACTAGCAGAAAAGTTATTACGTAAACATCCAAAGCAAATTACCTTTCTAGCACCTGTGGTCACCTATTTTATGACACTCTTTGCAGGAACAGGCCACACAGCATTCTCAACCTTACCTGTTATTGCCGAAGTGGCAAAAGAGCAAGGTATACGCCCATCTCGTCCCTTATCTATCGCTGTTGTAGCATCTCAAGTTGCCATTACTGCCTCGCCTATTTCAGCGGCAGTGGTGTTTTTTTCAGGCATTCTAGAACCCTTAGGAGTCGATTATTTAGTACTTTTAGCAGTATGTATCCCTTCTACTTTTCTTGCCTGTATGGTCGGTGCTGTTGTAGCCAATTTAATGGGTAAACCGCTGAGCGAAGATCCTATCTACCAAGATCGTTTAGCTAAAGGATTGATCAAAAAACGCGGTACCACCCAAATAAACATTAAAGACGGCGCTAAGCGTTCCGTAGTGATTTTTTTGATGGCCATTGCGGCTGTGATGATTTATGCCACTGCGATTTCCGACAAGGTGGGATTAATTGTTAATCCGGTATTACCTCGCGATTCAGCCATCATGGTGATAATGCTAACAGCAGCAGCAGCTATTACGATTTTTTGTAAATTAGACGCCAGTGAAATATCTAATGCTGCCACGTTTAAGTCTGGTATGTCTGCTTGTGTCTGTGTATTAGGCGTGGCGTGGTTGGGCGATACTTTTGTGGCGAATCATATTGAAGAAATCAAAGGCCTTGCCGGAACCTTACTCCAAAGTCAGCCTTGGTTATTGTCAGTCACGCTATTCTTTGCTTCTATGTTGCTTTACTCACAAGGGGCCACTACTAAAGCATTAATGCCAGCGGCCTTAGCCATTGGTGTAAGTCCTTTGACTGCCGTTGCCTCTTTTGCCGCAGTAAGCGCGCTGTTTGTATTACCTACCTACCCAACCCTACTCGCAGCTGTTGAGATGGATGACACCGGCTCGACTCGAATTGGTAAGGCGGTATTTAACCATCCATTCCTGATCCCAGGTGTGGTGACCATTGCCACCAGCGTCGCGTTAGCGTTCTTATTTGGCGGCATGATTATATAGCTCAATGTTAAACAAAGTAATTGAAGGGCTAATGCAGAAAATGGATTAACCCGGTTCTTTTAATCTGTATATAGAGACTTTGTTTTGGGGTAATGCTTACGCATTTTCATCATTACAAACCTTATAAGAGGTGAATTAATGTCAGAAAAAACACGTGTTCCAACCGCTATCAATGGCGGGCCATTTGGACAAGCCTGGTCAGCTAGAGCCGACTGTTTACAAAGTTTGACGGGTGTTTTACTGGGCGCTTTCTTATTAGTGCACATGCATTTTGAGGCAAGCATTTTATTAGGCAAAGAAACCTTTTACCGCTTCGTGCAAGTGCTCGAAGGTGGCATGTTTAGCGCTACTGGTCACGGTTGGCCATTAGTGACACAAATCTTTTCAGTATTTATTTTAGTTATCGTCGTCGTTCACGCGGCGCTAGCATTACGTCGCTTTCCGGTACAACTAGGCCAGTGGCGTGCACTGCGTGGCTTTATGTCCAACATAAAGCATAAAGACACTCGCGCTTGGTATTGGCAGATGATCACAGGCTTTATATTATTTTTCTTAGTATCAGCACACCTTGCCACTATGATTTTAGATCCTGAAATTGGTCCACACCTCTCAGCCGACCGCGTCTATAACGGACATGCCTGGCTCTTGTATGTGGTATTCCTTCCCGTCGTATTAGTACACGGCTTAATTGGATTATACCGCGTCATCTTAAAATGGGGAGTGAGCAATAATCGTTCTCTCATACGCACAATAGCCCAAGTGTTGATGATCTATTTACTGTGTTTAGGTTCATTAAGCCTCATCACCTACATCTCCATTGGCAGTGAACTGACAGTACCCGTTCAACCGTTTATTCCGAAGTAATAGGCGTGCTAAGGGGACACTAAGTGTGATTGCCTGGCAACAAACAGCCAGAGCAAATAACAAAATGAGCACCCACCCCTATATAGCAAGGCTAAGCCTCAACACATGGATCCTCCTCTGACGAATAGGTGTATTACCTCTATCGCAGAGCGCGCAATAGAAATTCATACATATTATCTAAATTATTAGGTAAGGAGCTGATTTTGAAACTTATTTATACAGACTCATTAGTCATTGGTGCCGGGCTAGCAGGCCTTAGAGTCGCTATTGCCACCAAAGAGCGCGGCCTAGATACACTGGTATTATCGCTTATTCCTGCCAAGCGTTCACATTCCGCAGCAGCTCAAGGCGGCATGCAAGCAAGCCTTGGTAACACAGTAAAAGGCATGGGTGACAACGAAGACATACATTTTCAAGATACTGTAAAAGGCTCTGACTGGGGTTGTGACCAAGATGTGGCGCGTATGTTTGCCCACTGCGCGCCCAAAGCTATTCGAGAACTGACCAACTGGGGAGTCCCTTGGTCTAGAGTTTCTGCAGGTCCACGCGATGTAATTATGAATGCGCAAAAGGTGACCCTACATGAAGCAGAGGAGGCTCATGGCCTTATCAATGCTCGCGATTTTGGTGGCACCAAAAAATGGCGCACCTGCTATACCGCTGATGGCACAGGTCACTCATTACTGTATGCAGTAGATAACCAAGCAATATCTATGGGTATTCCGGTACATGAACGAATTGAAGCCTTGTCATTGATCCATGACGGTAAACGTTGCCATGGGGTAATCGCACGTTGTTTAGTGACCGGTGAACTGCGCGCTTATGTGGCAAAGTCCACCACGATTGCCACAGGGGGTTATGGCAAAATTTATGAAATATCGACTAATGCCACTATCTGCGAAGGCATAGGCCAAGCATTAGCACTAGACACTGGCGTGGCGACCTTAGGTAATATGGAAGCAGTACA
This region of Shewanella livingstonensis genomic DNA includes:
- the ansB gene encoding L-asparaginase 2, whose amino-acid sequence is MNFSIRKLLLSVTLGLFLSSAVQALPQVRIIATGGTIAGVGQSATESNYQAGEVGVNSLIAAVPEIKQLADIQGEQLVKIGSQDMNDKVWLALAKRINILLADKNVDGIVITHGTDTLEETAYFLNLTIKSDKPVVIVGAMRPSTAMSADGPMNLYNAVAIAANLESKGRGVLVVMNDTVLNARDVTKTNTTGVHTFAAPNFGPLGIIHNSKVEYMGKTERQHTTQTPFDVSKLDKLPQVGIVYNYANASDLPAKAIVEAGFDGIVSAGVGNGNIYHSIFDTLANASKKGILVVRSSRVPTGATTLDAEIDDAKYGFIAAGNLNPQKARILLMLSLTQSKDPQQIQRWFQQF
- the aspA gene encoding aspartate ammonia-lyase — protein: MKKINDVRIEEDLLGTKEVSNEFYYGIHTLRAMENFKLSNQKISDVPELVRGMMLTKKAAAMANSELGAITPEIADKIIEACDLILTTGQFVDQFPVDVYQGGAGTSVNMNTNEVLANVALELMGLEKGRYDVINPNDHVNKCQSTNDAYPTGFRIALINSTDTLLEALTDLISAFDTKAAEFNTVLKMGRTQLQDAVPMTLGQEFHAFAVTLREEIKSIKRCQELLLEVNLGATAIGTGLNTPIGYSSLAIKHLAEITGREYVPAEDLIEATSDCGAYVMLHSAVKRMAIKISKICNDLRLLSSGPRTGFNEINLPQLQAGSSIMPAKVNPVIPEVVNQVAFKIVGNDIAITMAAEAGQLQLNVMEPVIGQAMFESLSLMGNACIALREKCVEGITANPEVCMNHVLNSIGIVTYLNPFIGHHEGDIIGKICAQTGKNVREVVLERGLLTVEELDEILSVENLMHPKYQGKRNTSKAKV
- a CDS encoding anaerobic C4-dicarboxylate transporter, with translation MIILEIIIVLGAIYLGARMGSMGIGFAGGVGVLILTAGLGLTPGTIPIDVILIIMSVITAIAAMQVSGGMDYLVSLAEKLLRKHPKQITFLAPVVTYFMTLFAGTGHTAFSTLPVIAEVAKEQGIRPSRPLSIAVVASQVAITASPISAAVVFFSGILEPLGVDYLVLLAVCIPSTFLACMVGAVVANLMGKPLSEDPIYQDRLAKGLIKKRGTTQINIKDGAKRSVVIFLMAIAAVMIYATAISDKVGLIVNPVLPRDSAIMVIMLTAAAAITIFCKLDASEISNAATFKSGMSACVCVLGVAWLGDTFVANHIEEIKGLAGTLLQSQPWLLSVTLFFASMLLYSQGATTKALMPAALAIGVSPLTAVASFAAVSALFVLPTYPTLLAAVEMDDTGSTRIGKAVFNHPFLIPGVVTIATSVALAFLFGGMII
- a CDS encoding fumarate reductase cytochrome b subunit, with amino-acid sequence MSEKTRVPTAINGGPFGQAWSARADCLQSLTGVLLGAFLLVHMHFEASILLGKETFYRFVQVLEGGMFSATGHGWPLVTQIFSVFILVIVVVHAALALRRFPVQLGQWRALRGFMSNIKHKDTRAWYWQMITGFILFFLVSAHLATMILDPEIGPHLSADRVYNGHAWLLYVVFLPVVLVHGLIGLYRVILKWGVSNNRSLIRTIAQVLMIYLLCLGSLSLITYISIGSELTVPVQPFIPK